A genomic region of Alicyclobacillus sp. SO9 contains the following coding sequences:
- a CDS encoding xanthine dehydrogenase family protein subunit M: protein MIPTSFEYEQAETVAQAISKLLESSGEAKLLAGGHSLLPMMKLRLSSPEKLIDISGIKELHGIVRDPDALVVGALTTHAEVASSRMVRDTLPLLADAAGKIGDLQVRNRGTVGGNLAHADMASDLPAVALALDAEITVETPHGTEVIPVDEFLLGPLITALPENSVLKNVRFKIPQKGFNSVYEKISHPASGYAVVGIAAVIACDDNNVVTQAAIGVTGAGDVAYRAKAVEEALLGKVFTEDVIRHASELAADDGVIAGDLYASENYRRQLCKVHTARALRRVAPL, encoded by the coding sequence ATGATACCCACCAGTTTTGAGTACGAACAAGCAGAAACTGTTGCACAGGCCATTTCAAAACTACTGGAGTCCAGCGGCGAGGCTAAACTGCTGGCAGGCGGACACAGCCTCCTGCCAATGATGAAACTTCGGCTTTCGAGTCCTGAAAAATTGATTGATATCAGCGGCATAAAGGAACTGCACGGTATTGTACGAGATCCCGATGCACTTGTTGTCGGTGCACTGACCACTCATGCAGAAGTTGCGTCAAGCCGCATGGTGAGGGATACACTGCCTCTTTTGGCGGATGCTGCCGGGAAAATCGGTGACCTGCAAGTGCGTAACCGCGGAACAGTCGGCGGCAATTTAGCTCACGCCGATATGGCGTCTGACCTGCCGGCTGTTGCTTTGGCCCTGGACGCTGAGATTACCGTCGAGACCCCTCATGGAACGGAAGTAATTCCGGTCGACGAATTTCTCTTAGGACCGTTAATCACCGCCCTGCCGGAGAATTCTGTACTGAAAAACGTGCGTTTCAAAATACCGCAGAAAGGTTTCAACAGTGTATACGAGAAGATTTCACACCCTGCTTCAGGCTATGCAGTAGTCGGAATTGCCGCAGTTATCGCTTGTGACGACAACAATGTCGTCACACAAGCAGCTATTGGTGTGACAGGTGCCGGCGATGTGGCATACCGTGCGAAAGCAGTTGAAGAGGCTTTGTTGGGGAAGGTATTTACCGAAGACGTAATACGCCATGCTTCAGAACTCGCAGCGGACGACGGCGTCATTGCAGGAGACCTGTATGCTTCTGAGAATTACCGTCGTCAGTTGTGCAAGGTTCATACTGCCCGCGCATTGAGACGGGTTGCACCCTTATGA
- a CDS encoding xanthine dehydrogenase family protein molybdopterin-binding subunit, which produces MANVFGSTLKRREDPRLIVGNGQYTEDVQLPGMLYASVLRSPHAHANISSINTEAAKALEGVVAVYTGQDLEGKIGTVPTAWLPPDSDMKTPPHEVIAVNKVRYVGDAVAMVIAENRYTARDAVDLIEVKYDVLPAVVEQEQAMDENAPLLHESAPQNIAFHWQAGNATDDVFDSAEVVVKQRFRQQRLIPNAMEPRAAVAQYNAGSGEMTLWVTSQNPHIHRFLLSGILGIPEHKLRILAIDVGGGFGSKIACYPDEAMVAYAARDLNRPVKWVEDRKENFLVTTHGRDMVLDVEFAGKKDGTFSAIRVRNMANMGAYLSTAGPGVPTILFGLIVPGAYKIPYAGADVYGVFTNTTPTDAYRGAGRPEATYLLERMVDLFAEEVNLDAVEVRRRNLIEADEFPYHSAMGLEYDSGNYQAALDKALAMVGYDDLRQKQADVRSQGKYLGIGVTTYVEICGLGPSQVAGAVGFQGGLWESATVRVHPTGKVTAFTGASPHGQGEETTFAQIIAERLGVPFEDVEIVHGDTNRIAMGWGTYGSRTTPVGGNAMALAVDKVIEKAKKIAAHLLEVSQDDVNFSDGIFSVEGAPSRSTTIQDVTLQAYLAWNLPPGVEPALEGTSFYDPANFVYPFGTHVCVVEVDPETGDIDLVKYVAVDDCGRVINPMVAEGQVHGGIVQGIGQALWEGAVYDEQGQLVTGTFMDYAMPKARFFKNFETAFTETPAPQNPLGVKGIGETGTIASTPTVVNAVMDALRPFGVKDIDMPLTPERVWTAIQKGSGQQ; this is translated from the coding sequence ATGGCAAATGTATTCGGTTCAACGCTGAAGCGGCGTGAAGACCCACGCTTGATTGTCGGAAACGGACAGTATACGGAAGATGTTCAGCTCCCTGGTATGTTATACGCAAGTGTCTTGCGAAGTCCGCATGCCCATGCAAACATTTCCAGCATTAACACTGAAGCTGCCAAAGCGCTGGAAGGAGTCGTTGCGGTTTATACGGGACAGGACCTGGAAGGGAAAATCGGAACGGTCCCGACCGCCTGGCTGCCTCCTGACAGCGACATGAAGACACCGCCGCACGAAGTGATTGCAGTAAACAAAGTACGATATGTAGGCGATGCAGTAGCTATGGTCATTGCGGAAAATCGCTATACAGCAAGAGATGCGGTCGATCTCATTGAGGTCAAATACGATGTTCTGCCTGCAGTCGTAGAACAAGAACAGGCAATGGATGAAAACGCCCCGCTTCTTCATGAAAGCGCCCCGCAAAATATCGCTTTCCACTGGCAAGCCGGGAATGCCACGGACGACGTATTCGACTCTGCCGAAGTCGTGGTAAAGCAGCGATTCCGTCAGCAGCGGCTGATACCCAATGCCATGGAACCACGGGCTGCTGTGGCTCAGTACAATGCAGGCTCTGGTGAAATGACACTCTGGGTAACATCGCAAAACCCGCATATCCACCGCTTCCTTCTTTCGGGTATTCTCGGAATTCCAGAACACAAACTTCGAATCTTGGCTATCGATGTCGGCGGCGGATTTGGTTCGAAAATTGCTTGCTATCCGGATGAAGCCATGGTTGCGTACGCTGCGCGCGACCTCAACCGTCCTGTTAAGTGGGTGGAAGACAGAAAAGAAAACTTTCTTGTCACCACCCATGGACGTGATATGGTCCTCGACGTTGAATTTGCCGGCAAAAAGGACGGCACATTCTCTGCCATCAGAGTACGCAACATGGCCAATATGGGCGCATATCTCTCCACAGCAGGCCCCGGCGTCCCGACCATTCTATTTGGCTTAATTGTTCCTGGTGCCTACAAAATCCCCTATGCGGGTGCGGATGTGTACGGTGTCTTTACTAACACGACCCCTACAGACGCTTACAGAGGAGCAGGTCGGCCGGAAGCCACCTACTTGCTCGAGCGAATGGTCGATTTATTCGCAGAGGAAGTCAATCTGGACGCGGTTGAAGTGAGACGCCGCAACCTGATTGAAGCGGATGAATTCCCTTATCACTCGGCCATGGGACTGGAATACGACAGCGGCAATTATCAAGCAGCCTTAGACAAGGCACTGGCCATGGTGGGCTACGATGACCTGAGGCAAAAACAGGCTGATGTGCGCAGCCAAGGAAAGTATCTTGGCATCGGTGTCACCACTTATGTAGAAATCTGCGGTCTCGGGCCCTCACAAGTGGCTGGTGCAGTAGGTTTTCAAGGCGGTCTTTGGGAAAGCGCCACCGTTCGGGTTCACCCCACTGGCAAGGTGACTGCGTTTACTGGCGCGTCTCCCCACGGCCAAGGTGAGGAAACCACTTTTGCGCAAATTATTGCCGAAAGGCTTGGGGTTCCGTTCGAAGACGTCGAAATTGTCCACGGAGATACCAACCGAATTGCCATGGGCTGGGGTACTTATGGTTCGAGAACAACTCCGGTCGGAGGCAACGCCATGGCATTAGCCGTAGACAAGGTGATTGAGAAAGCGAAGAAAATTGCAGCTCATCTGCTGGAGGTTTCACAAGACGACGTAAACTTCTCAGACGGGATATTCAGCGTGGAAGGCGCGCCAAGCCGGAGCACAACCATTCAGGACGTCACCCTGCAAGCGTATCTCGCATGGAACCTCCCGCCGGGTGTGGAACCGGCTCTCGAAGGCACATCTTTCTACGATCCCGCTAACTTTGTCTATCCCTTTGGCACCCACGTCTGTGTAGTAGAAGTTGACCCGGAAACCGGAGATATTGACCTAGTGAAATATGTTGCTGTCGATGACTGCGGCCGCGTCATCAATCCGATGGTTGCTGAAGGACAGGTACACGGCGGCATTGTGCAAGGCATCGGCCAAGCGTTGTGGGAAGGCGCAGTTTACGATGAACAAGGCCAGTTGGTCACAGGAACCTTCATGGACTATGCCATGCCGAAGGCGAGGTTCTTTAAGAACTTTGAAACCGCATTTACAGAGACGCCTGCTCCTCAGAATCCCCTTGGCGTCAAAGGCATTGGCGAAACAGGCACAATTGCCTCCACACCGACTGTGGTCAATGCGGTCATGGATGCGTTGCGGCCATTTGGGGTCAAGGATATTGATATGCCACTGACACCGGAACGAGTTTGGACAGCCATTCAAAAGGGGAGTGGTCAACAATGA
- a CDS encoding (2Fe-2S)-binding protein: protein MSEKHKVTVTVNGKEHSLEVEPRQLLVHALRDELGLTGTHIGCDTSQCGACTVQMDGKAVKSCTTLTVQAQGRSVTTVEGLGDMSRLHAVQEGFWEKHGLQCGFCTPGVMMTAASLLEENPHPSEQEIREGLEGVICRCTGYQNIVRAIQYAADKSERSSEEVVTARTGSDK, encoded by the coding sequence ATGAGTGAAAAGCATAAGGTGACCGTGACTGTCAATGGCAAGGAACACTCCCTTGAAGTAGAACCGAGACAGCTTTTAGTGCATGCCTTGAGAGACGAACTCGGCCTCACAGGAACTCACATTGGTTGTGATACCAGTCAATGTGGTGCTTGCACAGTACAAATGGATGGAAAAGCGGTAAAATCTTGCACAACGCTGACGGTTCAAGCTCAAGGGAGGTCTGTCACAACAGTTGAAGGACTTGGCGATATGAGCCGACTTCATGCTGTTCAAGAGGGATTTTGGGAGAAACACGGGTTGCAGTGCGGATTTTGTACACCTGGAGTGATGATGACAGCGGCCTCTTTGTTGGAAGAGAACCCGCATCCCAGTGAACAAGAGATACGAGAGGGGCTCGAAGGCGTGATTTGTCGCTGTACCGGGTATCAGAATATTGTGAGAGCGATACAATATGCAGCGGACAAAAGCGAGCGTTCAAGTGAAGAAGTGGTCACTGCTCGAACGGGATCGGATAAATAA
- a CDS encoding CoxG family protein: MKISFQYTYQTERERVWELLQDERTLAVTLPGCKRFHKIDEGVYETEMGLNIGPIKGVFEGQVQLSEKDVPRRYRLKLQGQGKPGELTADSVIQLHEKDGSTVVSCDADAQVTGLLASVGQRVTGSVARMLLGNFFKNIDSQLRKSAI, from the coding sequence TTGAAAATTAGTTTTCAGTACACGTACCAAACAGAACGCGAGAGAGTTTGGGAACTGCTGCAAGACGAGAGGACATTAGCTGTGACACTGCCTGGATGTAAGCGATTTCACAAAATTGACGAAGGCGTCTATGAGACTGAAATGGGACTGAACATCGGTCCGATTAAAGGTGTCTTCGAAGGTCAGGTCCAGTTGTCCGAAAAAGATGTACCACGACGCTACAGGTTGAAATTACAGGGGCAAGGGAAGCCCGGCGAATTGACTGCAGACTCTGTTATACAGCTTCATGAAAAGGATGGAAGCACGGTTGTCTCATGTGATGCGGATGCACAGGTGACGGGGTTGTTGGCGTCCGTTGGACAGAGGGTCACCGGAAGCGTCGCCAGAATGCTTTTAGGGAACTTCTTCAAGAACATAGATTCACAATTGCGGAAGTCGGCAATCTAG
- the pgmB gene encoding beta-phosphoglucomutase, which yields MQTAQRRERKQNKPSIYPYDEWRVVEDSFDVETNYRDETIFATGNGYIGYRGNFEEGYQGPVGTSLQGTYLNGFYESHPIQYGESAYGYAKNAQTMLNVTDSKIINVFVQGEQFSLFEGKLLKYQRVLDFRTGIMHREMTWESPAGNRVEIHVQRMVCLERKHLAAFSYEVTPVNFSGEITLVSALNGQVQNQVTLGDPRVGSAFHGQVLTTEDVVQDGSLAAIRQRTQNSRFTLVCAMENAIETGNQYHLEVGTKEQMASAEYTVDALEGVPVRLHKWVAYYTSKDYDEHELVQLARAEVAEARELGYDKLTAEQRDFLYEYWKHTDIQIEGDPALQQSLRFNAFHLLQSVGRDGKTNIAAKGVTGEGYEGHYFWDTETYIFPFFLYTHPDISRKLLEYRYTTLDKARMRAKELAHKGALYAWRTIDGEETSPYFPAGTAAYHINADIMYALKKYLHATNDTEFLLKYGAEMLFETARFWVDMGAYIPKHENQFCINEVTGPDEYTALVNNNLYTNVMAKDHLEFAFETARWMKENHSQVFTRLAEKLNLQDSETTDWQSAADKMYVAFDEEYGIYPQDDSFLQKEVWDFENTPEDHYPLLLHYHPLVIYRYQVLKQADVMLAMFLQGNRFTTAEKKRNYHYYEALTTHDSSLSPCIYSILSAEIGEVNQAYGYFMRTARMDLDDYNGNVKDGIHSASMAGAWLSIVQGFAGMREYGGKLMFRPVIPEQWRQYQFKVSFAGRLLRVSVTPKDTTYALESGDTLTLYHEGAPIDVSTGKPVTVSTEPKLEAVLFDLDGVITDTAEYHYLAWKQLADELKIDFDRKINERLKGVGRLDSLNIILENSTLQLSEDEKKALANRKNEYYQSLIEKITPDDVLPGILNLLKDLQERNIKIGLASASKNAVLVVEKLGIGEYLDTIVDAAALQKGKPDPEIFLTAADELHVPYRNCIGIEDARSGVESIQGAGMKAVGVGTPSAMDIADWAVQDTSELSVTKLLQWI from the coding sequence ATGCAGACAGCGCAACGCCGTGAGAGAAAACAGAACAAGCCATCTATTTATCCATATGATGAGTGGAGAGTGGTGGAGGACAGTTTCGATGTAGAGACAAACTACAGAGATGAAACGATTTTTGCTACAGGCAATGGATATATAGGGTACAGGGGAAACTTCGAGGAAGGGTATCAAGGGCCCGTCGGTACTTCATTGCAAGGGACATATTTGAACGGGTTCTACGAATCTCATCCAATCCAATACGGCGAATCTGCTTACGGATACGCTAAAAATGCCCAGACCATGCTAAACGTCACAGACAGTAAAATCATTAACGTGTTTGTTCAGGGCGAGCAATTTAGCCTGTTCGAGGGCAAACTGCTGAAGTATCAACGCGTGCTCGATTTTCGCACAGGGATTATGCATCGGGAGATGACCTGGGAATCTCCCGCCGGAAATAGGGTTGAAATTCATGTGCAGAGAATGGTGTGTCTGGAGCGAAAGCATCTGGCCGCTTTCTCCTATGAGGTAACGCCGGTGAACTTCAGCGGAGAAATCACACTGGTATCAGCACTCAACGGACAGGTTCAGAATCAAGTGACCTTAGGAGACCCCAGAGTCGGTTCAGCCTTTCATGGCCAGGTATTGACCACTGAGGACGTCGTACAGGACGGTTCGCTTGCGGCCATCCGCCAGAGGACACAGAACAGCAGGTTCACACTGGTTTGTGCTATGGAGAATGCCATTGAAACCGGGAACCAGTACCATCTTGAAGTGGGTACAAAGGAACAAATGGCATCCGCGGAGTACACTGTTGACGCGCTCGAAGGTGTCCCTGTGCGTCTACACAAATGGGTGGCTTATTATACGTCGAAGGATTATGACGAACACGAGTTGGTCCAACTGGCTAGAGCTGAAGTTGCAGAGGCAAGGGAGTTGGGATACGACAAACTCACTGCGGAGCAGAGAGATTTTCTTTACGAGTACTGGAAGCACACTGATATCCAAATCGAAGGAGATCCCGCACTCCAACAGAGCCTCCGCTTTAACGCGTTCCATCTGCTGCAGTCAGTAGGACGTGACGGAAAAACGAACATTGCGGCAAAAGGCGTTACCGGTGAAGGGTATGAAGGCCACTATTTTTGGGATACGGAGACGTACATTTTTCCATTCTTTCTATACACTCACCCAGATATCAGCAGAAAGCTGCTGGAATACCGCTATACTACACTGGACAAGGCACGCATGCGCGCCAAGGAGTTGGCACACAAAGGGGCATTGTACGCTTGGAGAACGATTGACGGGGAAGAGACATCCCCTTATTTTCCAGCGGGTACCGCAGCGTATCATATCAATGCGGACATCATGTATGCACTGAAAAAATACCTGCACGCTACAAATGATACGGAGTTTCTGCTTAAATACGGTGCTGAGATGCTATTTGAGACAGCACGCTTCTGGGTAGATATGGGCGCGTACATTCCCAAGCATGAAAATCAATTCTGCATTAACGAAGTTACGGGTCCCGACGAATACACCGCGCTGGTGAACAACAATCTGTATACCAACGTGATGGCAAAAGACCACCTGGAGTTCGCTTTCGAGACAGCGAGATGGATGAAGGAAAATCATTCGCAGGTGTTCACCCGGCTGGCGGAGAAATTGAACCTGCAAGACTCTGAAACGACTGATTGGCAGTCAGCCGCAGACAAGATGTATGTGGCGTTTGATGAGGAATACGGTATTTATCCGCAGGACGATTCATTCCTGCAAAAAGAAGTCTGGGATTTTGAGAATACGCCCGAAGACCATTATCCTTTGCTGTTGCACTACCATCCGCTGGTCATTTACCGTTACCAAGTACTCAAACAAGCCGACGTGATGCTGGCTATGTTTTTACAGGGCAATCGCTTTACCACCGCGGAAAAGAAGCGAAACTACCATTACTATGAGGCTCTCACTACTCACGACTCATCGCTTTCTCCCTGCATCTACAGCATACTCAGTGCAGAGATTGGCGAAGTCAATCAGGCTTATGGCTACTTTATGCGTACTGCGCGCATGGATCTGGACGACTACAACGGAAATGTCAAGGATGGAATTCACAGTGCTTCCATGGCTGGTGCCTGGCTGTCAATCGTTCAGGGCTTTGCGGGAATGCGGGAATATGGCGGCAAGCTGATGTTCCGCCCGGTCATTCCCGAGCAGTGGCGACAGTACCAGTTCAAAGTCTCCTTTGCAGGCCGTTTACTGCGGGTTTCAGTAACACCAAAAGATACAACCTATGCGCTCGAAAGTGGTGATACATTAACGCTTTACCACGAGGGAGCCCCGATTGACGTTTCCACCGGAAAGCCTGTAACGGTGAGTACGGAGCCAAAACTGGAAGCGGTCTTATTTGACTTGGACGGTGTGATTACAGATACAGCAGAATATCATTATCTAGCGTGGAAGCAACTGGCTGACGAGTTGAAGATAGATTTTGACAGAAAGATAAATGAGCGCTTAAAAGGCGTGGGCCGCCTGGATTCTCTGAACATCATCTTGGAAAATTCTACTTTACAGCTGAGTGAAGATGAGAAAAAAGCGCTTGCCAATCGTAAAAATGAATACTATCAGTCCCTTATCGAAAAGATTACGCCGGACGATGTGCTTCCCGGTATTTTGAATCTGCTAAAAGATTTGCAGGAGAGGAACATCAAGATTGGTTTGGCGTCAGCAAGCAAGAATGCTGTTCTTGTGGTTGAGAAATTAGGGATTGGCGAATATCTCGATACGATTGTGGATGCGGCTGCATTGCAAAAGGGAAAGCCCGATCCTGAAATCTTCCTTACAGCCGCCGACGAATTACATGTCCCATACCGCAACTGCATCGGCATTGAAGACGCACGGTCTGGGGTGGAATCTATTCAAGGCGCCGGCATGAAAGCAGTTGGTGTCGGCACTCCTAGTGCAATGGATATTGCCGACTGGGCCGTGCAGGATACTTCTGAGTTGTCCGTCACGAAGCTGCTGCAATGGATTTAA
- a CDS encoding DUF1641 domain-containing protein, with protein MARSIAKIRETQSSAEAVKEAQIAKIESLFVEYTQDIEQMMRLLRLLREKGILDAGAAVLEQGHDLLEILVHQANHPGSIGGIKNIIAVVQGMTKIDAKLVAAVFNGVSDASRVISSGDADDIGDLWDIVRVLRDRDVNQGLTAVFAVLKSVGQHVDGSSSTRTSGPAGEGLEQNRNPVAT; from the coding sequence ATGGCAAGGTCGATTGCAAAGATACGTGAGACGCAGAGCAGCGCAGAAGCTGTGAAAGAAGCACAGATTGCGAAAATCGAGTCACTTTTCGTGGAGTATACACAAGACATTGAGCAAATGATGAGGCTGCTGCGGCTGTTGCGGGAGAAAGGGATTTTGGACGCCGGGGCAGCTGTGCTGGAACAAGGCCACGACCTGTTGGAAATTCTCGTACATCAGGCAAATCATCCTGGAAGTATCGGCGGTATCAAAAACATCATAGCTGTTGTCCAAGGCATGACAAAGATAGATGCCAAACTGGTCGCAGCAGTGTTCAACGGCGTAAGTGACGCCAGTCGGGTGATTTCCAGCGGAGATGCAGACGACATTGGTGATTTGTGGGACATCGTCCGAGTCCTGCGCGATCGCGATGTGAACCAAGGACTAACTGCCGTCTTTGCCGTCTTAAAGTCGGTTGGACAACATGTGGATGGAAGCAGTTCTACGCGGACCTCCGGTCCTGCAGGAGAAGGATTGGAGCAGAATCGAAATCCCGTGGCTACCTAA
- the fdhF gene encoding formate dehydrogenase subunit alpha, giving the protein MDISLNGQHKSVAEHQSVLEAILTENPAFPHICHHEALGPIETCDTCIVEVDGKRVRSCSTEVTPGMDIQTESSRAKSARNEAMNRILGNHELYCTVCDNNNGNCTVHNTVEAMGIEHQKYPFAQKPYEEDNSHPFYRYDPDQCILCGRCVEACQNLQVSEVLSIDWEREEPRVIWDHDAPINESSCVSCGHCVTVCPCNALMEKPMLGEAGYATGLGPELLESMIHLTKETEPGYSPIFTVSEIEAKMRESRIKRTKTVCTYCGVGCSFDIWTKGRDVLKVEPQMDAPANQISTCVKGKFGWDFVNSVERLTNPLIRQGDEFVPVDWDTALNYVAKRLKEIRDADGPDAIGYISSSKCTNEENYLMQKFARAVMGTNNIDNCSRYCQAPATTGLRRTMGYGGDTGSIEDIGAAQLVIIVGANPAESHPVLSTRIRRAQKKRGQKLIVADLRMNDMAKRADIWLHPKPASDLVWLSAVAKYMIDMGWHDEGFLKNHVNFLDDYVASLAPYTLEYVEKHTGLSQNQIKSVAKMIREASSTCILWAMGITQQVGGSDASTAICNLLLVTGNVGRPGTGAYPLRGHNNVQGAGDFGCAPDVFPGYESTDVAEIRAKYEDYWGVKLPANKGLNNHHMVEKIHEGSLKAMYVMGEEMAIVDSNANHVQAAFEKLQFFVVQDIFFSKTAQFADVVLPGSPSLEKDGTFTNTERRIQRLYKVMEPKGNSRPDWRIVQDLANRLGADWNYHHPSEVFAEATAKANLFHGLTYDSLQGYQSEQWPIQEDTQGTSLLYTDGFPFPDGKARLYPVEWSRPVLTPNEEYDLHLNNGRMLEHFHEGNLTYRIAGIAKKVPTTYIEVSPELAKARGIEDGTLVRIVSPYGRVKLRAVVTDRVQANELYLPMNTPRDEEAVNYLTSSYHDTYTHTPAYKDIHVRMEILEQHGPGPLVKGNFRLGHPNPQDGVLVEKKWKRSDYRSLVDGENR; this is encoded by the coding sequence ATGGACATTTCCTTGAACGGGCAACACAAGTCAGTTGCAGAGCATCAGAGTGTTCTGGAGGCAATACTGACTGAAAACCCAGCGTTTCCTCACATATGTCATCACGAGGCCCTTGGCCCCATTGAAACCTGCGATACTTGTATCGTTGAAGTCGATGGAAAAAGGGTCCGGTCGTGTTCCACGGAAGTCACACCCGGAATGGACATCCAGACAGAAAGCAGCAGGGCAAAATCTGCGCGGAATGAAGCGATGAACCGAATTCTGGGGAATCACGAACTCTATTGTACGGTGTGCGACAACAACAACGGGAACTGTACGGTTCACAACACAGTTGAAGCTATGGGAATTGAACACCAAAAGTATCCGTTTGCACAAAAGCCCTACGAAGAAGATAACTCCCACCCATTTTACCGCTATGACCCGGACCAGTGTATATTGTGCGGCCGTTGCGTAGAGGCCTGTCAGAACCTTCAGGTGAGTGAAGTTCTGTCGATTGATTGGGAACGAGAAGAACCCAGGGTCATTTGGGACCATGATGCGCCCATCAACGAATCTTCCTGCGTCTCTTGCGGGCACTGCGTAACGGTCTGTCCGTGCAACGCGTTGATGGAGAAGCCTATGCTCGGAGAGGCTGGCTATGCCACTGGCCTGGGACCTGAACTGCTCGAATCGATGATCCATTTGACGAAGGAAACTGAGCCCGGTTATTCTCCCATTTTCACAGTTTCTGAAATTGAAGCCAAAATGCGCGAGTCCCGGATAAAAAGAACAAAAACAGTGTGCACGTACTGCGGCGTAGGCTGCAGCTTTGACATCTGGACCAAGGGGCGGGATGTCCTGAAAGTAGAACCCCAGATGGATGCGCCTGCGAATCAGATATCTACTTGTGTCAAAGGAAAGTTCGGCTGGGATTTTGTCAACAGCGTTGAGCGATTGACAAATCCTCTTATCCGGCAGGGAGACGAATTTGTTCCTGTGGATTGGGACACAGCATTGAATTATGTTGCAAAACGGTTGAAGGAGATACGTGATGCAGACGGTCCTGATGCGATTGGCTACATCTCTTCTTCGAAATGCACGAATGAAGAAAACTACCTTATGCAGAAGTTCGCCCGGGCCGTGATGGGTACAAACAACATTGACAACTGTTCACGCTACTGCCAGGCCCCCGCTACAACAGGGCTCCGGAGGACGATGGGTTATGGCGGAGATACGGGATCGATTGAAGACATTGGCGCCGCACAACTCGTCATCATCGTTGGAGCCAACCCCGCTGAGTCTCACCCTGTTTTGTCTACAAGAATCCGTCGAGCACAGAAAAAGCGCGGACAAAAGCTGATTGTGGCCGACCTGCGTATGAATGACATGGCCAAAAGAGCAGACATATGGCTGCACCCGAAGCCAGCGAGTGACTTGGTCTGGCTGTCAGCAGTTGCAAAGTACATGATTGACATGGGCTGGCATGACGAAGGATTTTTAAAGAACCATGTGAACTTTCTTGACGACTACGTCGCCTCGTTGGCACCATACACACTGGAATATGTCGAAAAACATACAGGGCTCTCCCAGAATCAGATAAAGAGTGTTGCAAAGATGATTCGTGAGGCCTCGTCCACCTGTATTCTGTGGGCCATGGGCATCACACAGCAAGTTGGCGGAAGTGATGCAAGTACGGCCATCTGCAACCTGCTTCTGGTAACTGGAAACGTCGGCCGTCCTGGTACCGGTGCGTATCCGTTGCGCGGGCACAACAACGTTCAGGGAGCCGGTGACTTTGGGTGCGCACCGGATGTTTTTCCAGGATACGAATCGACGGATGTGGCGGAAATTCGGGCCAAGTATGAGGACTATTGGGGAGTAAAACTCCCTGCCAACAAAGGATTGAACAATCACCACATGGTCGAAAAAATTCACGAAGGCTCTTTAAAAGCCATGTATGTGATGGGTGAAGAAATGGCAATTGTAGACTCCAACGCCAATCATGTGCAGGCTGCGTTCGAGAAACTGCAATTCTTTGTTGTGCAGGACATTTTCTTCTCAAAGACGGCACAATTTGCCGACGTTGTGCTCCCTGGATCTCCAAGCCTGGAAAAAGACGGGACATTCACCAATACGGAACGAAGAATTCAGAGACTTTACAAAGTGATGGAGCCAAAAGGGAATTCACGTCCAGATTGGAGGATTGTTCAGGATTTGGCGAATCGTCTTGGGGCTGACTGGAACTACCATCATCCCTCGGAAGTATTTGCTGAGGCCACGGCAAAGGCAAACTTGTTTCATGGACTCACATATGATTCCCTTCAGGGCTACCAATCGGAGCAGTGGCCAATTCAGGAAGACACACAGGGAACGTCACTTCTATACACAGACGGATTCCCGTTCCCGGATGGAAAGGCGCGACTCTATCCGGTGGAATGGAGCAGACCTGTACTGACTCCCAATGAAGAGTATGACCTTCACCTTAACAACGGCCGGATGCTTGAACACTTTCATGAAGGAAATCTCACATATAGAATTGCCGGCATTGCCAAAAAAGTACCAACTACTTACATCGAGGTATCTCCAGAGTTGGCCAAAGCGCGGGGGATTGAAGACGGAACGCTAGTGCGCATTGTGTCTCCCTATGGAAGAGTCAAGCTTCGCGCTGTTGTCACAGACAGGGTACAAGCAAACGAATTGTACCTGCCTATGAACACCCCGCGGGACGAAGAAGCCGTGAACTATTTGACGAGCAGTTATCATGACACCTACACGCATACACCGGCCTATAAGGATATTCATGTACGAATGGAAATCCTGGAGCAGCATGGACCGGGGCCGCTGGTAAAAGGGAATTTCAGACTCGGGCATCCCAATCCCCAAGACGGTGTATTGGTGGAGAAAAAATGGAAGCGCAGCGATTATCGTTCGCTGGTTGACGGAGAAAACAGGTGA